From one Plasmodium knowlesi strain H genome assembly, chromosome: 11 genomic stretch:
- a CDS encoding GPI-anchored wall transfer protein 1, putative — protein MAHVNLLVYLLMCPFNVRHMLDAPSFAFRLRSKRAKDETFMYGASGGENLQNYYPPHDEVYMFELAKIYYEFMLKYKMDVRQGQEENYDLVVSSFGKESNRGLSLQTVRVTNDVIYLSYQNVQKESGIHVKLNRGKISTYLDLLRFDSCLYKLNSEDYNLMKRASDHSKPVMLSTYHIYILLTVFSLCTYVEKSLLLEFPALKKYHVFLTLCLVFFPIISYLFFLYIYVSIFGVLLIYAFFYALFRTLSRRRRGKGGGHQNDNQIGNQNGNQIGNQIGNQNGNQNGNKNDQNTDEYTDHRRSSIGNPQGEVETQEARRNKCLVHMRLANLCITYVCIFAVDFYFFPRQFSKSFFFGNTLMDLGVGGCITSSAYSLNRKKILHSTNRRGGIIEWKYFFLFFLGIARYIAVKLFNYNYSLTEYGMHWNFFLTLFFTLLVCNALLTLIKRIRHIFLLSCVLICVYEFFIWHLNITSYFLEDHTERTHFFSLNREGLMNVIGSINLYLFSFSLWNGYVMQDEIQQGKGEQSEGYIQLSPVCFTLKLFTMSLMFYLIHLLLNYYGNYSVRILCNANYICVISSVSLFAVALSYLVEAILLREKTTAIPVLQKMNRHTLGVFLFCNITMGTFNLLFQSLLFPLFFACIILAAYSYGMLCFASMLPGPAEREMKKEKHY, from the coding sequence ATGGCACACGTGAACCTCCTGGTATACCTCCTTATGTGCCCCTTTAATGTAAGGCACATGCTCGATGCACCCAGCTTCGCATTCCGATTAAGAAGCAAAAGAGCAAAGGATGAAACATTTATGTATGGAGCGAGTGGAGGGGAGAATCTGCAGAATTACTATCCCCCACATGATGAAGTGTACATGTtcgagctagccaaaatataCTATGAATTTATGTTAAAATATAAGATGGATGTTAGACAAGGACAGGAAGAGAATTACGATTTGGTGGTAAGCTCCTTTGGGAAGGAATCTAACAGGGGGCTCTCCCTCCAAACCGTCCGGGTCACAAATGATGTCATATACTTGTCCTATCAGAACGTGCAAAAAGAAAGTGGGATCCATGTTAAGTTAAATAGGGGTAAAATATCTACCTATTTGGACCTCCTAAGGTTTGACTCTTGTTTGTATAAGCTCAACTCAGAGGATTACAATTTAATGAAAAGAGCATCGGACCATAGCAAGCCAGTAATGCTCAGTACatatcacatatatattctacTGACGGTATTTTCTCTTTGCACTTATGTGGAGAAAAGTCTACTCCTTGAATTTCCAGCGTTGAAGAAGTATCACGTATTTCTAACCCTATGTTTGGTGTTCTTCCCAATAATtagttaccttttttttttatatatttatgtgagCATATTTGGAGTGTTACTGATTTATGCGTTTTTTTACGCGCTTTTTCGGACCCTCTCTCGtagaaggagggggaagggggggggtcaTCAAAATGATAACCAAATCGGTAACCAAAATGGCAACCAAATTGGCAACCAAATTGGTAACCAAAATGGCAACCAAAATGGTAACAAGAACGATCAAAATACCGATGAGTACACGGATCATCGCAGAAGCAGCATTGGTAACCCACAAGGAGAAGTGGAAACGCAAGAAGCAAGACGGAACAAATGTTTGGTCCACATGAGACTAGCTAACCTATGCATTACCTACGTATGTATATTCGCTGTagacttttattttttcccaagACAATTTTCcaagtcgtttttttttggtaacaCTTTGATGGATTTAGGGGTCGGAGGGTGCATCACATCCAGTGCATATTCTCtaaacagaaagaagattcttcACTCCACGAACCGCAGGGGAGGCATAATCGAGTGGAAgtatttcttcttatttttcctcgGAATAGCTAGATACATTGCAGTGAAATTATTCAATTATAATTACAGCTTAACTGAGTATGGGATGCACTGGAACTTTTTTCTCACTCTCTTTTTTACACTCCTAGTTTGTAACGCCCTACTCACCTTAATAAAAAGGATTAGGCATATCTTTCTCCTTAGCTGCGTTCTTATCTGTGtgtatgaattttttatttggcaCCTAAACATTACGAGTTACTTCCTGGAAGACCATACAGAACGGacccactttttttccttgaacAGAGAGGGCCTTATGAACGTCATTGGGTCCATCAATCTGtacctcttttctttttccctttggaatGGATATGTGATGCAGGATGAGATACAACAGGGGAAGGGAGAGCAGTCAGAGGGATATATTCAGCTCTCCCCAGTTTGCTTCACCCTGAAATTGTTTACCATGTCCCTCATGTTCTACCTGATACACCTCCTTTTGAATTATTACGGAAACTACAGTGTGCGGATTTTGTGCAACGCGAACTACATATGCGTTATTTCCTCTGTGAGTCTCTTCGCCGTTGCCCTGAGTTACCTGGTAGAGGCAATACTCCTACGCGAGAAGACCACCGCCATCCcagttttacaaaaaatgaatagaCACACCCTTGGagttttcctcttttgcaACATAACCATGGGTACTTTCAACCTTCTGTTTCAGTCCCTTCTGTTTCCTCTATTTTTCGCATGCATCATCTTGGCGGCATACTCATATGGTATGCTGTGCTTCGCGTCCATGTTGCCTGGCCCCGCGGAaagggaaatgaagaaggagaaacattACTAG
- a CDS encoding enoyl-acyl carrier reductase, putative, which produces MHTGRLVHLAALLLWTAAVSGILRNGTKGGVQPKWAIEKRGNSREMQFMVSKVIKGVAQNRKISQHLSHSEKMLSEQNGQGEETNKKGETLGDICFIAGVGDTNGYGWGIAKELSKKNVKVILGVWPPVYNIFMKNLHNGKFDNDMEIGEGRKMDLLDILPFDAAFDSFNDIDEETRKNKRYANLESYSIEEVANLIYKKYGKINMLVHSLANGREVEKSLLDTSRNGYLDALSKSSYSLIALCKYFCPIMHPQSSVISLTYYASQKVVPGYGGGMSSAKAALESDTRTLAYHLGRKHKIRINTISAGPLKSRAATAIKKANPQSGENETEKKNLAFIDYAIEYSEKYAPLQQKLYSTDVGAVAAFLLSKESRAVTGQTIYVDNGLNIMFGPDDLFQDKGA; this is translated from the coding sequence ATGCACACGGGAAGATTGGTCCATCTTGCGGCCCTCCTGCTGTGGACAGCCGCAGTCAGTGGCATACTGAGGAATGGCACGAAGGGGGGGGTACAACCCAAGTGGGCAatagaaaaaagaggcaacTCGAGGGAAATGCAGTTCATGGTTAGCAAAGTAATAAAAGGGGTAGCTCAGAACAGGAAAATCTCGCAACACTTATCGCattcagaaaaaatgttaagtgAGCAAAATGGGCAAGGAGAAGAGACAAATAAGAAGGGTGAAACCCTTGGAGACATCTGCTTCATCGCAGGAGTAGGAGACACCAATGGATATGGGTGGGGAATCGCAAAAGAACTGAGCAAGAAAAACGTAAAAGTAATTCTAGGGGTATGGCCACCAGTGTATAACATTTTCATGAAGAATCTTCATAATGGAAAATTTGATAACGACATGGAAATTGGAGAAGGTAGAAAAATGGACCTTCTAGATATCCTTCCCTTCGATGCCGCTTTCGATTCGTTTAACGACATAGATGAGGAAAcgagaaagaacaaaagatATGCCAATTTAGAAAGTTATTCCATCGAAGAAGTTGCAAACTTGATTTATAAAAAGTATGGGAAAATAAACATGTTAGTTCATTCATTGGCAAATGGAAGGGAAGTGGAGAAGAGTCTACTTGATACAAGTCGAAATGGTTATCTGGATGCACTGAGCAAAAGCTCCTATTCCCTCATAGCCCTATGCAAGTATTTCTGCCCAATCATGCACCCACAATCGAGTGTAATTTCCTTAACATACTATGCTAGTCAGAAGGTGGTGCCTGGGTATGGGGGAGGTATGTCAAGTGCGAAGGCTGCATTAGAATCCGACACGAGAACTTTAGCCTACCACCTGGGACGAAAGCACAAAATTAGAATTAATACCATCAGCGCAGGGCCTCTTAAATCAAGAGCTGCAACTGCCATCAAGAAGGCCAATCCCCAATCGGGAGAAaacgaaacggaaaaaaaaaacttggcATTTATAGATTATGCCATTGAATACTCAGAAAAGTATGCGCCCCTTCAGCAGAAGTTATATTCCACAGACGTCGGGGCCGTGGCTGCCTTTTTGCTATCCAAAGAGAGTAGAGCGGTCACTGGCCAGACTATTTACGTGGACAACGGGCTCAACATCATGTTCGGCCCCGATGATTTGTTTCAGGACAAGGGGGCCTAG